The following DNA comes from Papaver somniferum cultivar HN1 chromosome 4, ASM357369v1, whole genome shotgun sequence.
TCAGAAAAGCTGAGAAGAAATACAAACTCGATAAGAGTAGTGTTATTACTAAGAAGCCGAGGTAATAATTTCTGGAAAAAGTCCCAAATATCAACAATCTTCAAACCCTATTTTTTTCATtgattttttcctcttttttttttgtttcaggaAAAATCAAGtgaaacaagaagaagatttGTCAGAAGTTATTGATTTCAAATCCATACTTGAAACCGACAAAGAGACTGGAGAAACACCTCCTGGAATCTCCAAGCTTCAATCTGATTTCAGTCGTCCTGTTTTTTGTTTTGAAGATCGTCCTGGTATGTGAATTCTCTAGATACAGTGAATGTTGACTTAAATCAGTTTCTATTGACCAAATTTGTTAACTACGATAGAGTGGGATTGAATTGTTTTGTTGTTTATTCTGTGTTAGAATCTAAACATTATGAGGGTGGATTTGTATTTTTGTCTAGCAATCATCGTAAATTATTTTCTATTGTGGCAAATGCTTCAATTAAAAAGGATGAGATTTTAAACACATATGGTGGTTGCTGTGTGGCTAAGTTTGCACGGCAATTATGATCTCATTCCTCGTTTGGCAGCGCTATGTGAATGGGACAACAAGCATGTGGTGTTGCTAGTTGCAACTGCTTGTACTCATCTATCATGGCAAGGTCTATGGGATTATCAGGATTTGATTCTTTGACTTGTTTCCTTCTGTTGCAGGATTTTACTTTATTCCAGGTGCGTTGAGTGTTGAGGAGCAATGCCACTGGATCAAAGAGAGTTTGGGAAACTTCCCACAACCTCCAAACAGAACTAATCATAATGCAATATATGGTCCGCTTCATGATTTGTTTCTTGCTGCACAAACACAGAAAGTTCTGATTGATGCTGGTACTGTAAATGCTGATGCCAATTCGACGTTCACTTCGAATGCCCAAGAGTTAGATGTTAAGAGATGGAAAACTAACGAGGAAAGTGTTCAGAAATTAAGTGGAGATTCATGCAAAGTTATCACAGCCTCCTCATTGTTACGGAAATTGCGTTGGAGTACTTTAGGACTTCAATTTGACTGGTCTAAGGTCAGTGTGAAATTCAATATATTGTAAATTGTACTTGAAATTCTAATATTTACCATCGACTGAGGGTGATGCCGTATCGACCGATTGATTTGTGTCTTTTAACCTTTTTTTAGTTTGGTGATTGACATTGGTTAATTGTTCTCTGAAATATTCTGTTTTTATGGTGTAGCGCAACTACAATGTTTCTCTCCCACATAACAAGATCCCAGAAACTCTTTGCCAGCTTGCCAAAAGAATGGCATCACCTGCCATGCCAATGGGGGAAGAATTTCGACCCGAAGCTGCAATAGTGAATTACTTTGGTTCAGGTATGCAGCCTTTTAGTTTGCCCTAGACCTAGATAGTTAGATATGATATTGTTGTTGTGATAGAGGTCTCGCTGCTGGATTCAGCTTTCAAGCAAGGGTTTGATTTGGGGTACATTTTGGTCATTTCCTTACAATTGGGATTTAAGGCCAGAAACAGCAGCTAACATTGATCACACCTGATCAATACCTTAACTTTTCGACCTGGCTTATTGAGTATGTTTCATTGTATGACTTAAGTTTATTAGATTAGCCCATttgaaactgaaatatcaccaatacAAGTAGAGTGGTTGCAATAGAGGATTCATATCCATTTTCAGATATACTTTTTTATTGAGAGAGAGTAATAAGCAAAGCCTGAGTATCCATATTCGTATTCATCCTTCAAAACGTGAAGGTTTCATCACCAGAAACTCCTACTTTATCTAGTGCTTGCCATCATATGCCATTCCTATACCTACTGATATTTTTAAATACCGTTGTAACTAAACTAATTCACTctatttttcttaacaaaatttaatTCAATTGTGTAAAGTTATAAAAATTAATTTCGATATGTTTAAAAATATTAATCATTAGGGTAATAAAAACAATAATTAGGACTGTATTAATACAAACACTAAAAATAGTAATTagcgagattttttttttaaaagaaattgTAAGTTTTTATAGTTACTAATCTAAATAATAAATTTATTGTTGTTAGGGTTGTTCATGCGAAATCACCGATCATTTGTGTGGGCACTGAAAGGATTAGCATTGAAATTTAATCTCTTCAATTTTACAAAAAAACTTGATTGCTATTATATACTATTAATGATTACGGTTATTAGAAATGGGTTTAGTAATTTCCTTATTAGTATTTACTCTTTAGATTATACGTTGATCAAGATTAGTAAAAAATAGAAATGTGTTAACTAAGCATTTTGAATATTATAAATTAATTATGTGTTTTGAATTTGAACTATTATAGCAGAAATTTATAATGCACATACTCCAAAAAATTGAGTCATCAAATGTTCCAAATTTGAATACGGATATGAATCAACCACCTTTACTGCTCAACAATGCAAGTATTCAGTTTTATCTAGACTTGGCTCTCTTTCACTTTTATTGAATGAAAGTATTCTACTTCACAAATTGGATACGGGTTCATGATTATCTCATGAGTTTCCATTTTCTCTAAATTAATAATCCAATAACTGCGTGTCAGGTGATATGCTTGGTGGCCACCTTGATGACATGGAAGCAGATTGGAGCAAACCTATAGTAAGTATCAGGTATGCGTTGCATAAAATACCCGTTCTTGTTTACATTTGGTTTGTGGGAGGGAGTCAATTGTCaataatatttttctctctttcaCAGTTTGGGCTGCAAAGCTATATTCTTACTTGGAGGAAAATCTAGAGAGGATCTTCCAGTAGCTATGTTCCTCCGAAGTGGTGACATTGTTCTTATGGCTAGACAGGCAAGGGAATGCTTTCATGGTCAGTATTGCTATAAACCAATTTGCAAAACGAAACATCCTTTTTACTGTATGCATATGCTTAGTTTCGCATCAAATCCGCTACCAAATATTACATTTATCTTTTATTATTGGCGGAATCTTCTTTGTTAATTTATTGTCTAAATACTACATCTGGTGACACGTGAATGTCTCGTTCGTTTAGCGTGGACTCAACATTTCCGCTACACTAATGTTGTGAGTCGTACTAATGGATAATGGAAGGGCCTAGGTGTGAATGTGAGTTCACGTTGGGGGCCTAGCACATTAAACTTTTTGTATAACTATCTCAGCTTTTGCGTTCTTTGGCTAGTGGGAAGCATACTTGGGCAAGATAATAGTCAATACATTGGATGGTAAAGATGTGGTCTTTTAATGTCGGGGTCCCTACTGCAGTGTACCATGTACACCATTGCGCTGTTGTATGCTACATATTAGACCTTGAGTCACCACCTTATGCGCTTTTAACATGTGTACAAAACCTTAAAGACAACGAGAAAAAGATAAATGCTAAATCCATAATGAAACTATTATTGCAtgtataaagaaaaagaaaaatgatatATGCTGAACATCAATTAAATCCTATTAGCAGCCCAGTGCAAGATGAAACAAATGTCCCAAATTCCGTGCTATTGGATTTGAATCACGGTTTTTTAGTAATTGTATTATGTTACCACAATGTATCCCCTTTAAGGAGTTGTGCTTTCAAAAGTTTGAATGCTCTCTCCATAGTTAAGAAATTACGAGGTTTTGGTTGTTGAAAAGTTTTATACCGCTGTTAAAGTGTAGTAAAGGTGACCCTAAAGAAATTTATCAGAATTTGGTTGAGATATACACGTGAGAGGTGTTCAAGAGTAGGAAAAGAACCCGTGATCTCAAAGTGGTTTTGAAAGGTTTCATATAAGATTCCTATCTATAATTTGTTTTGAGTGAGTAAATAAAATGTTTTTAGGGTCAGGGTCAGGGTTAGCTCGCCTGTCACTCTCTAGTCATATTCTGTATGTGCCCCATATCTTTTGAAACCTCTTGAAACTTTGGCCCCCTCAATCAGATGATTTGACAATTCGAACTTATCTAGGAATCTCTATTATTAAATGCGTTTTGGTTGTTCTGTTTCCTGTTTTCGTATCAAAGTTTAATGATGAAGTATCCCATCCCCATTAAGCTACACCTGAGAATACACATTGTTCATTGTTATCTTTGATCGATTGTCATAtcacttgaaaagaaaaatctcttaTAGGTATTGCACACGACATGCATAGTGTACGCTTATGTCCACTGAAAGATTAAATGTGCCCAAAATTTGGCTACATTAATCTACTTTTGATGTTGACAACTCTGCTGTGTGTTTCTGCTCGTATTTACTCTATATCATCATTAATGTTCTGAATCAGGACTGTCAGTTGAATCATAGTCTCAAATTCTGAGCTCTAGGAGAACCAGTCAATCAGAAATTAAAAGGTTTTTGACCTTTGTCTGTTACCTGTGTCTGCCTTCAATAGAACACCTCCTATATATGGCATCCAAACTATAAAAAATCACCAACTCCAGTTATATGGATTCTTGTACCAATCTCTAATTATGCTTTTTGATTGGTGAAATTGAGCTAATTTTATAATTTATGACCTTTAATATGGTTGATCCTGGAACCACCACAAATAAGAAATAGTAACTCCCTAAAGCATAATTTGTTACTTCTGTAATGCCAAAATCGGATATCTTGCTTTCCAAGTTTTTCATCTTGTAAACTTTATTCTACTGTTTTCAAACTATTTTGTTTGGGTTTCCTGCAGGCGTGCCTCGGATCTTTGCAGACACAGAAAATGCAGAAATTACTTCTCTTGCTTTACAGTTTTCGAACCAAGATGATCACTGTTTTCTGGAGTATATCAGAACTTCAAGAATTAACATCAATATTAGACAAGTGTACTAATGTAATTCTTAtcaaaattttttgaaaaatacaattttGAACTAAATCACAATATGTTTCCCTTAATCAGGGGAAATGAGAGGGAAAAAAGTGTCACTATTTTATTACTCATCGTCTGAGATAGCAACTGTGAACGCTGAAATTATAATGTTCTCCTGCCATGTTATTCTTTTGTCACCAGCTtccatttcattttctttctccctATTTTTTAAAGATGCAGGATATCAAATGCTAATCTGCAGACTTGGTTACTCTGGTCTTGAGTTGGTTCTGCTGGGGAGAGAAGCTGTGGATAGCAGTTCATCAGAAAGTTGATCAAATGAAAT
Coding sequences within:
- the LOC113271621 gene encoding alpha-ketoglutarate-dependent dioxygenase alkB-like encodes the protein MYGSAQTPDDSERTAFRKAEKKYKLDKSSVITKKPRKNQVKQEEDLSEVIDFKSILETDKETGETPPGISKLQSDFSRPVFCFEDRPGFYFIPGALSVEEQCHWIKESLGNFPQPPNRTNHNAIYGPLHDLFLAAQTQKVLIDAGTVNADANSTFTSNAQELDVKRWKTNEESVQKLSGDSCKVITASSLLRKLRWSTLGLQFDWSKRNYNVSLPHNKIPETLCQLAKRMASPAMPMGEEFRPEAAIVNYFGSGDMLGGHLDDMEADWSKPIVSISLGCKAIFLLGGKSREDLPVAMFLRSGDIVLMARQARECFHGVPRIFADTENAEITSLALQFSNQDDHCFLEYIRTSRININIRQVY